A genomic region of Pseudoxanthomonas suwonensis contains the following coding sequences:
- a CDS encoding TonB-dependent copper receptor — protein sequence MRKTLLACALAGALAAPPPAVAAPEHVHAAADAAVTTLDGVVVLGVAPIAASTFITDPKLPRQPVPASDGADYLKTIPGFSTVRSGGTNGDPVLRGMFGSRIALLTNDGALSGACPSRMDNAMSYIAPETYDRLTVIKGPQTVLWGGGASAGTVRFEREIPYFDRPGVRAQGSVLAGSHGRNDQVLDASAGTPRGYVRLAANRSEADDYRDGNGEPVPSAWDKWNADAALGWTPDPDTVLELSAGAGDAEARYAGRGMDGSRFRRDSLGLRFEKKHIGGVLDAVTGNLYRNQVDHVMDNYTLRDPDPAGGMPMPMASNVGDTSQGGRVAATWQQDRLELTAGIDGRQSEHRKRSASGRGNYRNMPWTEDARFRNVGAFAESHWHLSDLHHVMSGLRVDRASVDDLRTDTGGMMPMPNPTAGQRRAETLAGGFVRYEHDMAGALGWYAGLGHAERMPDYWELFSPSRGPAGAANAFAGVRPERTTQLDAGLQFRRGDLEGWASVYAGRIDDYILFDYLAGGMMGTTTRARNVDADIAGGEMGVDWKPRDGLKLSGVLAYAWGETDEGPLPQMPPLEARLSASGERAAWSWGALLHLVDSQHRVSTGQGNVVGRDLGPSAGFAVFSLNGGYRFGDRLQLTAGIDNLFDRAYSEHLNLGGNSAFGYPAEPERIGEPGRTAWMKLNFSY from the coding sequence GTGAGAAAGACCCTGCTTGCCTGCGCCCTGGCCGGCGCCCTCGCCGCCCCGCCACCTGCGGTGGCGGCTCCCGAGCACGTGCATGCCGCGGCGGACGCGGCGGTCACCACGCTCGACGGCGTGGTCGTGCTGGGCGTGGCGCCGATTGCCGCCAGCACCTTCATCACCGACCCGAAGCTGCCGCGCCAGCCGGTCCCGGCCAGCGACGGCGCCGACTACCTCAAGACCATCCCTGGCTTCTCCACCGTGCGCAGTGGCGGCACCAACGGCGACCCGGTGCTGCGCGGCATGTTCGGCTCGCGCATCGCGCTGCTGACCAACGACGGCGCGCTCAGCGGCGCCTGCCCCTCGCGCATGGACAACGCCATGTCCTACATCGCCCCGGAGACCTACGACCGGCTGACCGTCATCAAGGGCCCGCAGACGGTGCTGTGGGGCGGCGGCGCCTCGGCCGGCACGGTGCGCTTCGAGCGCGAGATCCCGTATTTCGACCGCCCTGGCGTGCGTGCGCAGGGCAGCGTGCTGGCCGGCAGCCACGGCCGCAACGACCAGGTGCTCGACGCCAGCGCCGGCACGCCGCGCGGCTACGTACGGCTGGCGGCCAACCGTTCCGAGGCCGACGACTACCGCGACGGCAACGGCGAACCGGTGCCCTCGGCCTGGGACAAGTGGAACGCCGACGCGGCGCTGGGCTGGACGCCGGACCCGGACACCGTGCTCGAACTCAGCGCCGGGGCCGGCGACGCCGAAGCGCGCTATGCCGGGCGCGGCATGGACGGCTCGCGCTTCCGCCGCGACAGCCTGGGCCTGCGTTTCGAGAAGAAGCACATCGGCGGCGTGCTCGATGCGGTCACCGGCAACCTGTACCGCAACCAGGTCGACCACGTGATGGACAACTACACGCTGCGCGACCCCGACCCGGCCGGCGGCATGCCGATGCCGATGGCCAGCAATGTAGGCGACACCAGCCAGGGTGGGCGCGTGGCCGCCACCTGGCAGCAGGACCGCCTGGAACTGACCGCCGGCATCGACGGACGCCAGAGCGAGCACCGCAAGCGCAGCGCCAGCGGCCGTGGCAACTACCGCAACATGCCCTGGACCGAGGATGCGCGCTTCCGCAACGTCGGCGCGTTCGCCGAGTCGCACTGGCACCTGAGTGACCTGCACCACGTGATGTCCGGCCTGCGCGTGGACCGCGCCAGCGTCGACGACCTGCGCACCGATACCGGCGGCATGATGCCGATGCCCAATCCCACCGCTGGCCAGCGCCGCGCCGAGACCCTGGCCGGCGGCTTCGTCCGCTACGAGCACGACATGGCCGGCGCGCTGGGCTGGTATGCCGGCCTCGGCCACGCCGAGCGCATGCCCGACTACTGGGAGTTGTTCTCGCCCAGCCGCGGCCCGGCTGGCGCGGCCAACGCCTTCGCCGGCGTGCGGCCCGAGCGCACCACCCAGCTGGACGCGGGCCTGCAGTTCCGCCGCGGCGACCTCGAGGGCTGGGCCTCGGTGTACGCCGGGCGCATCGACGACTACATCCTGTTCGACTACCTGGCCGGTGGGATGATGGGTACCACCACCCGCGCGCGCAACGTCGACGCGGACATCGCCGGCGGCGAGATGGGTGTGGACTGGAAGCCGCGCGACGGACTGAAACTGTCGGGCGTGCTGGCCTACGCCTGGGGCGAGACCGACGAGGGCCCGCTGCCGCAGATGCCGCCGCTGGAGGCACGACTGTCGGCCAGCGGCGAGCGCGCGGCGTGGTCGTGGGGCGCGCTGCTGCACCTGGTCGATTCGCAGCACCGGGTCAGCACCGGGCAGGGCAACGTGGTCGGCCGCGACCTGGGGCCGAGCGCGGGCTTCGCGGTGTTCTCGCTCAACGGCGGCTACCGCTTCGGCGACAGGCTGCAATTGACTGCCGGCATCGACAACCTGTTCGACCGTGCCTACAGCGAGCACCTGAACCTGGGCGGCAACAGCGCCTTCGGCTATCCGGCCGAACCGGAGCGGATCGGCGAGCCCGGGCGCACGGCGTGGATGAAGCTCAACTTCAGCTATTGA